A single region of the Salipaludibacillus sp. LMS25 genome encodes:
- a CDS encoding DUF2529 family protein, with amino-acid sequence MKIFHTQLTSLTNRLDGLTEEIEDAARRIAQTIISDGRLYWASDIDMSGVVIQACSGEDRIKDSQPILDEKMVDFSAMDTLVIASSSMSDSFLLSLIDKAKSNGATVIVISSTPQDESFMTTVDFILPTGVVHGLVPLESGKRIGSPHLLMGVYIYYHLFFAVTDILEEHEEN; translated from the coding sequence TTGAAAATTTTTCATACACAATTAACCAGCTTGACAAACCGCTTAGATGGGCTGACAGAGGAGATAGAAGATGCTGCAAGACGCATAGCACAAACTATTATCAGTGATGGGCGTCTCTATTGGGCTAGCGATATTGACATGTCAGGCGTTGTGATCCAAGCCTGTTCTGGCGAAGATCGGATTAAAGATAGTCAACCAATACTGGACGAGAAAATGGTGGATTTCTCCGCTATGGATACGCTTGTAATTGCTTCTTCAAGCATGTCAGACTCTTTCTTACTGTCGCTCATAGACAAAGCGAAAAGCAATGGAGCTACCGTTATCGTTATTAGCTCTACTCCTCAGGACGAATCATTCATGACGACTGTTGATTTTATACTTCCTACTGGCGTCGTTCACGGCTTAGTCCCCTTAGAATCAGGCAAACGTATCGGTTCACCTCACTTACTCATGGGGGTGTATATTTATTACCACTTATTCTTTGCCGTGACAGACATTCTTGAAGAGCATGAAGAAAACTAA
- a CDS encoding UDP-N-acetylglucosamine 1-carboxyvinyltransferase — translation MQKLLIEGGHDLKGTVQVSGAKNSAVALIPAAILADSTVTIDNLPNISDVETLAYLLEEIGGTTKLDGDTLVIHPEKMFSMPLPNGRVKQLRASYYMMGAMLGKFNKAVIGLPGGCNLGPRPIDQHIKGFEALGAKVTNEQGAIYLQAEQLTGARIYLDVVSVGATINIMLAAVKAKGKTVIENAAKEPEIIDVATLLTNMGANIKGAGTNVIRIEGVDELHGCRHSIIPDRIEAGTYMIVAAAMGKGVKVDNVIPLHLESLSSKLREMGILVEDGDDFIYIENRGRLSPIDVKTLVYPGFATDLQQPFTSLLTKVKGSSIVTDTIYNARFKHIDELRRMGAKIKVEGRSALVNGGTPLQGAKVRASDLRAGAALVVAGLMAEGVTEITGVSHIDRGYASLEEKLIGLGANIWRESLTPHELEEIESP, via the coding sequence ATGCAAAAATTATTAATTGAAGGCGGTCATGATTTAAAAGGGACCGTTCAAGTTAGCGGAGCAAAGAATAGTGCAGTCGCCCTAATACCTGCTGCCATTTTAGCCGATTCTACCGTCACAATTGACAACTTACCTAACATATCCGATGTTGAAACATTAGCATATTTACTTGAAGAAATTGGGGGTACCACAAAACTAGATGGCGATACACTGGTCATTCACCCCGAAAAGATGTTTTCAATGCCTCTCCCCAATGGGCGAGTAAAACAGTTGCGAGCTTCCTATTATATGATGGGGGCGATGCTTGGTAAGTTTAATAAAGCTGTGATTGGCTTACCAGGAGGATGCAATCTCGGGCCTCGGCCGATAGACCAGCATATTAAAGGATTTGAAGCTTTAGGTGCGAAGGTTACTAACGAGCAAGGGGCTATCTATCTCCAGGCGGAACAACTGACAGGAGCACGTATTTATCTCGATGTGGTCAGCGTTGGCGCGACGATTAATATCATGCTAGCGGCAGTGAAAGCGAAAGGCAAAACAGTGATTGAAAACGCGGCAAAAGAACCGGAGATTATTGACGTGGCTACGCTATTAACTAATATGGGGGCTAATATTAAAGGGGCTGGAACGAACGTCATTCGTATTGAAGGAGTAGACGAACTCCACGGCTGTCGCCATTCCATTATTCCAGATAGAATTGAAGCTGGAACTTATATGATTGTGGCTGCCGCAATGGGAAAAGGTGTCAAAGTAGATAATGTTATTCCACTTCATCTTGAGTCCTTAAGCTCTAAACTAAGGGAAATGGGTATTTTAGTGGAAGATGGTGATGATTTTATTTACATAGAGAATAGAGGGAGGCTGTCACCGATAGATGTCAAAACCCTCGTTTATCCCGGATTTGCCACTGATTTACAACAACCATTTACAAGTCTTCTTACAAAGGTTAAGGGGTCAAGTATTGTCACGGACACGATTTACAATGCACGCTTTAAACATATTGACGAACTTCGCCGAATGGGAGCGAAGATTAAAGTTGAAGGACGCTCTGCCTTAGTGAATGGAGGTACACCATTGCAAGGAGCTAAAGTGAGAGCGTCTGATTTACGGGCTGGAGCTGCACTTGTAGTAGCGGGGCTCATGGCTGAAGGTGTTACTGAAATTACCGGTGTTAGTCATATTGATCGAGGATATGCTTCTCTCGAGGAGAAATTAATAGGACTCGGAGCTAACATTTGGCGTGAATCCCTTACTCCTCACGAACTAGAAGAAATTGAAAGTCCTTAG
- the fsa gene encoding fructose-6-phosphate aldolase, which translates to MKFFIDTANLEEIKEAHSLGILAGVTTNPSLVAKEGVDFHERLREITKLVSGSVSAEVVAEDAVGMIEEGKELAAIAPNITVKIPMTLEGLKAVRTFSDLNIKTNVTLVFSANQALLAARAGATYVSPFLGRLDDIGHDGLDLITTISELFYLHNIDTQIIAASIRHPQHVTESALRGAHIATIPFKVIKQLAKHPLTDQGIEKFLADWKNIPTS; encoded by the coding sequence ATGAAATTTTTCATTGATACAGCTAATTTGGAAGAAATAAAAGAAGCGCACTCACTGGGGATATTAGCAGGGGTTACAACCAATCCCTCTTTAGTGGCCAAAGAAGGCGTTGATTTCCATGAGAGGTTGCGAGAGATAACGAAGCTTGTTAGCGGCTCAGTCAGTGCCGAAGTCGTTGCTGAAGATGCGGTGGGAATGATTGAAGAAGGAAAGGAATTAGCGGCAATTGCCCCAAATATTACGGTGAAAATACCGATGACGTTAGAAGGTTTAAAAGCTGTTCGGACGTTCAGTGACTTAAACATTAAGACAAACGTGACGTTAGTTTTTTCTGCAAATCAAGCCCTTCTTGCAGCGAGAGCAGGTGCCACGTACGTGTCGCCATTTCTTGGGCGCCTTGATGATATTGGCCATGATGGATTAGATCTCATCACTACCATTTCAGAGCTGTTTTATCTTCATAATATCGATACGCAAATAATAGCTGCCTCAATCCGACACCCACAACATGTAACAGAATCCGCGTTACGTGGGGCTCATATCGCCACCATTCCGTTTAAAGTGATTAAACAATTAGCCAAACATCCTCTAACAGATCAAGGAATTGAAAAATTTCTTGCTGATTGGAAAAACATACCCACATCATAA
- the rpoE gene encoding DNA-directed RNA polymerase subunit delta, producing MMSIKDYSNEQLHEISMLEIAYELLSEEKKPIDYHALLKQVGDVKDMTEEQLNKRISHLYTEMSIDGRFVNIGDSRWGLRSWYPFDQTEEELSQTATKERKRKAKEDEEDYLDDTEDFDHFEDLEDELDELANEEDTDFDDLDEEDKFDDNDLDEDNEGEDDVR from the coding sequence ATGATGAGTATAAAAGATTATAGTAATGAACAGCTACATGAAATTTCAATGCTTGAGATAGCTTATGAGCTTCTTTCAGAGGAAAAAAAGCCGATTGATTACCACGCCCTTCTTAAGCAAGTTGGCGATGTTAAAGATATGACCGAGGAACAGTTGAACAAACGTATTTCACACTTATATACTGAAATGTCTATTGATGGTCGTTTTGTTAACATTGGTGACAGCCGATGGGGCTTACGTTCTTGGTACCCATTTGATCAAACGGAGGAGGAGCTGTCTCAAACAGCTACTAAAGAGCGTAAACGCAAAGCGAAAGAAGATGAAGAAGACTACTTAGATGACACGGAAGACTTTGACCATTTTGAAGACCTTGAAGATGAACTGGATGAGCTTGCTAATGAAGAGGATACTGATTTTGACGACCTCGATGAAGAAGATAAGTTTGATGATAACGATTTAGATGAAGACAATGAAGGTGAAGACGACGTACGATAA
- a CDS encoding (Fe-S)-binding protein, with translation MNFVAINWILFGVVTVYALYLFVSLVKTRRDYIKLGKKPEFILSKKERTNAVMTMVFGQKKLLKDKKSGIIHVMLFYGFILVQFSAIDVIWKGLNPGSHLPLGPLYPAFTLSQELVVVMILVAVLWAFHRRYVEKLGRLKRNFKAGLVLIFIGGLMVSKLFAKGMEMIWLEKQATYAEPIATAIATAFGWMSEGAAGVGFFIFWWAHLLFLLTFLVYIPQSKHAHLIAGPANVWLGPTHKRGQLEAINFEDEEAEKFGKNHIEDFDQKQLLDLYACVECGRCTSVCPATGTGKMLSPMDLIVKMRDHLTEKGAVVTSRAPWMPKFAFNHTLGNRLASAGEKEAAATLEENPYDTNLIGEVITEEELWACTTCRNCEDQCPVMNEHVDKIIDMRRYLVLTEGQMDPEAQRTIKNIEKQGNPWGINRKEREKWREQDETLDIPTVKDMKKRGEDFDYLFFVGSMGSYDNRSQKIVRAFARIMNEAGVTFAILGNKEKNSGDTPRRIGNEFLFQELAAANIQEFEKNNVKKIVTIDPHAYNTFKNEYPDFGLKADVYHHTELIYKWLEEGRIRPKKEVNETIVYHDSCYLGRYNDVYDPPREILKAIPGVELVEMERNRENGMCCGAGGGMMWMEEDTGTRMNEARTEQALATSPGVIGSACPYCLTMLSDGTKAKEMEDSVKTLDVAEIVVASLQEEPSLSHV, from the coding sequence GTGAATTTTGTCGCTATTAATTGGATTTTGTTTGGCGTTGTAACCGTTTACGCCTTATATTTGTTCGTCTCTCTCGTCAAAACAAGACGAGATTATATTAAGCTAGGGAAAAAGCCTGAATTTATCCTTTCGAAAAAAGAACGGACAAATGCCGTCATGACAATGGTATTCGGACAGAAAAAACTTTTAAAAGATAAAAAGAGTGGGATCATTCATGTGATGCTTTTTTACGGGTTTATTCTCGTTCAATTCTCAGCAATTGATGTGATTTGGAAGGGGTTGAATCCAGGAAGTCATCTCCCCCTCGGTCCTCTCTATCCAGCATTTACGCTATCGCAAGAGCTAGTGGTGGTGATGATTTTAGTTGCAGTATTATGGGCCTTCCATCGCCGATATGTAGAGAAACTAGGGAGGTTGAAACGTAACTTCAAAGCAGGGCTTGTCCTTATATTCATCGGAGGATTAATGGTTTCTAAGTTGTTTGCTAAAGGAATGGAGATGATTTGGCTTGAAAAACAAGCCACGTACGCAGAGCCGATTGCAACGGCCATTGCCACAGCATTTGGTTGGATGAGTGAGGGAGCTGCTGGAGTTGGATTTTTCATCTTTTGGTGGGCGCACCTTTTATTTCTCCTCACATTTCTCGTTTACATTCCTCAATCAAAGCATGCTCATTTAATTGCGGGTCCTGCAAATGTATGGCTAGGCCCAACCCATAAAAGAGGTCAGCTTGAAGCGATAAATTTTGAGGATGAAGAGGCAGAGAAATTTGGGAAAAATCACATTGAGGATTTTGACCAAAAGCAGTTGCTTGATCTCTATGCTTGTGTGGAATGTGGGCGTTGTACGAGCGTCTGTCCAGCTACAGGCACAGGTAAAATGCTTTCGCCAATGGACCTAATTGTAAAGATGCGTGATCATCTAACTGAAAAAGGAGCTGTCGTCACATCGAGAGCCCCGTGGATGCCGAAATTTGCTTTTAATCATACATTAGGTAATCGTTTGGCTTCAGCAGGAGAGAAGGAAGCTGCTGCAACACTTGAGGAGAATCCTTATGACACGAATCTTATAGGTGAGGTCATTACTGAAGAAGAACTATGGGCGTGTACGACTTGTCGTAACTGTGAAGACCAATGCCCTGTTATGAATGAGCATGTAGATAAGATTATAGATATGCGCCGCTACCTCGTTTTAACGGAAGGACAAATGGACCCAGAGGCTCAGCGGACAATTAAAAATATAGAAAAACAAGGAAACCCTTGGGGGATTAATCGGAAAGAACGAGAAAAATGGCGGGAGCAGGACGAGACGCTGGACATACCTACGGTCAAAGATATGAAAAAACGAGGAGAGGATTTTGACTATTTATTCTTTGTGGGCTCAATGGGATCTTATGATAATCGTAGTCAAAAGATTGTGAGAGCATTTGCAAGAATCATGAATGAGGCTGGTGTGACCTTTGCCATTCTTGGGAATAAAGAGAAAAATTCAGGTGATACACCACGAAGAATCGGTAATGAGTTTCTTTTTCAAGAACTGGCGGCTGCTAATATACAAGAGTTTGAGAAAAATAATGTTAAAAAAATTGTCACCATTGACCCCCATGCGTATAATACGTTTAAAAATGAATATCCAGATTTCGGACTTAAAGCAGACGTTTATCACCATACCGAATTAATCTACAAATGGCTGGAGGAAGGAAGAATTCGTCCCAAAAAAGAAGTTAACGAAACGATTGTTTATCATGATTCTTGTTACCTTGGGCGTTATAATGATGTCTATGACCCTCCTAGAGAAATTTTAAAAGCAATTCCTGGCGTCGAACTCGTAGAAATGGAGCGAAATAGAGAGAACGGGATGTGCTGTGGTGCTGGTGGGGGAATGATGTGGATGGAGGAAGACACAGGTACGCGTATGAATGAGGCCCGCACAGAGCAGGCGCTTGCCACATCACCAGGGGTTATTGGAAGTGCCTGTCCTTACTGTTTAACGATGCTTAGTGATGGCACGAAGGCTAAGGAAATGGAAGATAGCGTTAAAACACTTGATGTGGCAGAAATTGTAGTCGCTTCTCTCCAAGAAGAGCCATCGTTATCCCATGTTTAA
- the fba gene encoding class II fructose-1,6-bisphosphate aldolase — MPLVSMKEMLEKAKANSYGVGQFNLNNLEFTQAILQAAEEEKSPVILGVSEGAARYMGGFHTVVAMVEALMAEYETTVPVAIHLDHGSSFEKCVEAMYAGFTSVMIDGSHHPLEENIALTKKVVDVAHTLGVSVEAELGRIGGQEDDLVVDEADAAYAIPSECDQLIRETNVDCFAPALGSVHGPYKGEPNLGFDRMEEISNLTAVPLVLHGGTGIPTHDIKKAISFGTAKINVNTENQITSVKRVREVLNENPEMVDPRKYLGPAREAIKETVIGKMREFGSSGQA; from the coding sequence ATGCCTTTAGTATCAATGAAAGAAATGCTTGAAAAAGCAAAAGCGAACTCTTATGGAGTAGGCCAATTCAACCTGAATAACCTTGAGTTTACTCAAGCAATTTTGCAAGCGGCTGAGGAAGAGAAGTCACCTGTTATCTTAGGTGTTTCTGAAGGAGCTGCCCGTTATATGGGAGGATTCCATACAGTGGTGGCAATGGTTGAGGCGTTAATGGCTGAGTATGAAACAACTGTTCCAGTAGCTATTCACTTAGATCACGGTTCAAGTTTTGAAAAGTGTGTTGAAGCGATGTATGCAGGTTTTACATCTGTGATGATCGATGGGTCTCATCACCCATTAGAAGAAAACATTGCTTTAACTAAAAAAGTTGTTGACGTTGCTCACACACTAGGTGTATCTGTTGAAGCTGAATTAGGACGCATCGGCGGTCAAGAAGACGACCTTGTCGTGGATGAAGCTGATGCAGCTTATGCGATTCCTTCTGAGTGTGACCAATTAATCCGTGAGACGAATGTGGATTGCTTTGCGCCTGCATTGGGTTCTGTCCATGGCCCTTACAAAGGGGAGCCGAACCTCGGTTTTGATCGCATGGAAGAAATTTCAAACTTGACTGCTGTACCATTAGTTCTTCATGGAGGAACTGGCATTCCTACACACGATATTAAAAAAGCTATTTCATTTGGAACAGCTAAAATTAACGTAAACACGGAAAATCAAATTACGTCTGTAAAACGCGTACGAGAAGTGTTAAACGAGAATCCAGAGATGGTTGATCCACGTAAATATTTAGGACCAGCTCGCGAAGCGATTAAAGAAACAGTAATCGGGAAAATGCGTGAATTTGGTTCTTCAGGCCAAGCGTAA
- a CDS encoding response regulator, with translation MTHKLLIVDDQFGIRVLLKEVFEKDGYETYEASNGKQALKLIEEKQPHLVLLDMKIPGMDGLEILREIRERNLDANVIMMTAYGELEMINEAKKLGAIAHFAKPFDIDEVRGKIRDFFTEQN, from the coding sequence ATGACACATAAACTTCTAATCGTAGACGATCAATTTGGCATTCGGGTGTTATTAAAAGAAGTCTTTGAAAAGGATGGTTATGAAACATATGAGGCGTCTAATGGTAAACAGGCACTAAAATTAATAGAAGAAAAACAGCCTCACCTCGTCTTGCTCGATATGAAAATTCCAGGAATGGATGGACTAGAAATATTACGTGAAATAAGAGAACGTAACTTGGATGCAAACGTCATTATGATGACAGCTTACGGTGAATTGGAAATGATTAATGAAGCGAAAAAGCTAGGTGCTATCGCTCATTTTGCTAAACCGTTTGACATTGATGAAGTCCGTGGAAAAATAAGAGATTTCTTTACCGAACAAAATTGA
- a CDS encoding CTP synthase, whose translation MSTKYIFVTGGVVSSLGKGITAASLGRLLKNRGMKVTIQKFDPYINVDPGTMSPYQHGEVFVTDDGAETDLDLGHYERFIDINLGKYSNVTTGKVYSSVLKKERRGDYLGGTVQVIPHITNEIKDRVLLAGKENTPDVVITEIGGTVGDIESLPFLEAIRQMKGEVGAENVMYIHCTLIPYLAAAGEMKSKPTQHSVKELRSLGIQPNVIVVRTERPVPEDMKDKIALFCDIDKNAVIEAMDADTLYKVPLELQKQKLDDYVCNHLNLPCREADMSEWIALVDKVTNLSKKVRIALVGKYVALPDAYLSVAEAMKHAGFAFDADVEIEWINSEEVTKENVAEKLAGVDGILVPGGFGDRGIEGKIHAIQYAREQLVPFLGICLGMQLASVEFARNVLGYEEANSAELSPETPHPIIDLLPEQKDVEDYGGTLRLGLYPCKLQKGTKAYEAYDEQVIYERHRHRYEFNNQYREEMEANGFTFSGLSPDSRLVEIVELSDHPFFIASQFHPEFVSRPTRPQPLFREFIRAATGE comes from the coding sequence ATGTCTACAAAGTATATTTTTGTCACCGGAGGAGTCGTATCATCACTTGGAAAAGGGATTACTGCTGCTTCTCTCGGCCGTCTGCTAAAAAATCGCGGCATGAAAGTGACCATTCAAAAATTTGATCCGTATATTAATGTGGATCCAGGCACTATGAGTCCTTATCAACACGGTGAAGTGTTCGTTACGGACGATGGAGCTGAAACGGATTTAGACTTAGGTCATTACGAGCGCTTTATTGATATTAATTTAGGTAAATACAGCAATGTGACCACTGGTAAAGTCTATTCATCGGTGCTTAAGAAAGAAAGACGCGGCGATTATCTTGGTGGCACTGTTCAAGTCATCCCTCATATAACGAATGAAATTAAAGATCGTGTCCTTTTAGCCGGAAAAGAAAATACCCCAGATGTTGTCATTACAGAAATCGGTGGAACAGTAGGGGATATTGAAAGTCTGCCTTTCTTAGAGGCTATCCGTCAAATGAAGGGAGAAGTGGGAGCTGAGAATGTGATGTACATTCACTGTACCCTTATCCCTTATTTAGCGGCAGCTGGCGAAATGAAGTCAAAGCCTACACAACACAGTGTGAAAGAATTAAGAAGTCTCGGTATACAGCCTAATGTTATTGTCGTGAGGACAGAGCGACCAGTTCCAGAAGATATGAAAGACAAAATCGCGCTTTTCTGTGATATTGATAAAAATGCTGTCATTGAAGCAATGGATGCGGACACGTTGTACAAAGTCCCTCTTGAACTACAAAAACAAAAGCTCGACGATTATGTGTGCAATCACTTAAACTTACCATGTCGAGAAGCTGATATGTCTGAATGGATCGCGCTCGTTGACAAAGTCACTAATCTCTCTAAAAAGGTCCGCATCGCCTTGGTGGGTAAGTATGTTGCCTTACCAGACGCTTATCTGTCTGTAGCTGAAGCTATGAAGCACGCAGGGTTTGCTTTTGATGCTGATGTGGAAATTGAATGGATCAATTCCGAGGAAGTAACGAAAGAGAATGTAGCAGAAAAATTAGCTGGTGTAGATGGGATCCTTGTACCTGGAGGATTTGGTGACCGTGGTATTGAAGGTAAGATACATGCTATTCAGTATGCGAGAGAACAGTTAGTGCCGTTCTTGGGTATATGCTTAGGGATGCAGTTAGCGTCGGTAGAGTTTGCCCGTAATGTCCTCGGTTATGAAGAGGCTAATTCAGCGGAATTGAGTCCTGAGACGCCGCATCCAATCATCGATCTTCTTCCGGAACAAAAAGATGTGGAAGACTATGGCGGGACATTGAGGTTAGGTCTATACCCTTGTAAGTTACAAAAAGGGACAAAAGCTTATGAAGCTTACGATGAACAAGTCATTTATGAACGTCATCGGCACCGATATGAATTTAACAATCAGTATAGAGAAGAAATGGAAGCGAACGGATTTACGTTTTCTGGTCTGAGTCCTGACAGCCGCCTTGTAGAAATCGTCGAACTGAGCGATCATCCATTTTTTATCGCATCCCAATTTCATCCTGAATTTGTTTCGCGGCCGACACGCCCACAGCCTTTATTTAGAGAATTTATCCGGGCAGCAACCGGAGAGTAA
- the cls gene encoding cardiolipin synthase, whose amino-acid sequence MWQYIFIICALPVIWITVDLILGTKRQRSTLSSSKDSVIRKSHAVLFTHGDSLFDHMLNTIDKAREHIHIQFFIFRSDHIGQKFLDLLKQKAQQGIDVCLLVDWGGDHISRKEKAALKKAGVQIAITNVPAFPFLFYSINKRNHRKVSVVDGEHGYIGGYNVGDEYLGRDPKKGRWRDYHLYIQGEACHDLQQQFVKDWNSASSNTLSLEQLTSKSLKAGPTSLTMVATDGSHVIESIHGMLDKVEKSIFIGTPYFIPDESLTAKLIDLAKKGVEINVLIPKYPDHPLVKDAAYPYFPALLQAGVHFYQFYEGFYHAKVIIVDDSLICIGTSNFDKRSFFINQEINCFIEDPEWTRDAKVEIEKDLFESSEPITMTHVGNRSLWEKTKEKVATLIAYFL is encoded by the coding sequence ATGTGGCAATATATCTTTATTATATGTGCACTTCCCGTTATATGGATAACGGTTGATTTAATACTAGGAACAAAGCGGCAGCGCTCCACCCTATCGTCGTCTAAAGACAGTGTCATTCGAAAAAGTCACGCTGTTTTATTTACACACGGTGATTCGTTATTTGATCACATGTTAAACACGATTGATAAAGCCCGTGAACATATACATATTCAATTCTTTATTTTTCGCAGTGATCATATCGGCCAGAAATTCCTTGATTTACTTAAACAGAAAGCTCAGCAAGGGATAGACGTTTGCCTACTCGTTGACTGGGGAGGCGATCATATTTCACGTAAAGAGAAAGCCGCTTTAAAAAAAGCCGGTGTGCAAATAGCTATAACAAATGTACCTGCTTTCCCCTTTCTTTTTTACTCTATCAATAAACGAAACCATAGAAAAGTATCTGTTGTTGATGGCGAACATGGGTATATAGGTGGTTACAATGTCGGTGATGAGTACTTAGGTCGCGATCCTAAAAAGGGGCGCTGGCGTGACTATCATTTGTACATTCAAGGTGAAGCCTGTCACGACCTACAACAGCAGTTCGTAAAAGATTGGAACAGTGCCTCTAGTAACACATTGTCTCTTGAGCAATTAACTAGTAAATCGCTTAAAGCAGGGCCGACATCTCTCACTATGGTTGCTACTGATGGGTCACACGTCATTGAATCCATACATGGCATGCTTGACAAAGTTGAGAAGTCCATCTTTATTGGCACACCTTATTTTATCCCTGATGAATCACTTACTGCTAAATTAATTGATCTTGCCAAAAAAGGCGTGGAGATTAACGTTCTCATCCCTAAATATCCGGACCATCCGCTCGTAAAGGACGCTGCCTATCCTTATTTCCCTGCTTTACTTCAGGCTGGTGTGCATTTTTACCAATTTTATGAGGGGTTTTATCACGCCAAAGTCATTATTGTAGACGATTCTTTAATCTGTATCGGCACATCAAATTTTGATAAGAGAAGCTTTTTTATTAATCAAGAAATTAATTGCTTTATTGAAGATCCAGAGTGGACGCGTGACGCGAAAGTTGAAATCGAGAAAGATTTATTTGAAAGCTCTGAACCTATTACGATGACGCATGTCGGCAACCGCTCTTTGTGGGAAAAAACAAAAGAAAAAGTAGCTACCTTAATCGCTTACTTTCTATAG
- the glpX gene encoding class II fructose-bisphosphatase has protein sequence MERSLSMELVRVTEAAALASARWMGKGKKEEADQAATEAMRDVFDTIPMKGTVVIGEGEMDEAPMLYIGEKLGNGFGPRVDVAVDPLEGTNIVANGEWNSLAVIGVADKDCLLHAPDMYMDKIAVGPEAVGKIDINASIVENLKAVANAKRKDVEDVVVAILRRERHARLIEEVREAGARIKLMGDGDVAAAINTAFEDTGVDMLLGSGGAPEGVLAAIGLKCLGGEFQGKLLPQNEDERQRCLDMGIHDINKVLFMDDLVRGDDAIFAATGVTDGELLKGVQYKGMKGTTQSLVMRAKSGTVRFVDGKHMLTKKPDLVIR, from the coding sequence ATGGAACGAAGCTTGTCAATGGAGTTAGTACGAGTCACGGAAGCAGCAGCGCTAGCTTCTGCTAGATGGATGGGGAAAGGTAAGAAAGAAGAAGCTGACCAGGCTGCCACAGAAGCGATGCGTGACGTGTTTGACACTATTCCGATGAAAGGAACCGTCGTCATCGGGGAAGGGGAAATGGATGAGGCCCCAATGCTTTATATTGGTGAAAAACTCGGCAATGGCTTTGGCCCCCGTGTGGATGTGGCTGTTGATCCTCTTGAAGGAACAAACATTGTAGCGAATGGGGAGTGGAACAGTCTTGCAGTCATTGGGGTAGCTGATAAAGACTGTCTGTTACATGCTCCTGATATGTATATGGATAAGATTGCTGTGGGTCCAGAAGCGGTTGGTAAAATTGATATTAACGCTTCTATAGTTGAAAATTTGAAAGCGGTAGCAAATGCGAAACGAAAAGATGTTGAGGATGTCGTGGTAGCTATTTTGCGGAGGGAAAGGCATGCGCGTTTAATCGAAGAAGTCCGAGAAGCAGGTGCAAGGATTAAATTAATGGGAGATGGCGACGTGGCTGCAGCCATTAATACGGCCTTTGAAGATACTGGCGTTGACATGTTACTTGGCTCTGGCGGTGCCCCAGAAGGTGTCTTGGCAGCCATAGGGCTAAAATGCCTCGGAGGAGAATTTCAAGGGAAGCTCCTCCCACAAAATGAAGATGAGCGACAACGTTGTTTAGATATGGGGATTCACGATATAAATAAAGTGCTTTTTATGGATGATCTCGTTCGTGGCGATGATGCTATTTTTGCCGCAACGGGCGTAACAGATGGCGAGTTACTAAAAGGTGTGCAATATAAAGGGATGAAAGGGACAACACAATCCCTTGTCATGAGAGCAAAATCAGGAACAGTACGATTTGTAGATGGGAAACACATGTTAACGAAAAAACCTGACCTTGTGATACGCTGA